One Gadus morhua chromosome 23, gadMor3.0, whole genome shotgun sequence DNA segment encodes these proteins:
- the sec22c gene encoding vesicle-trafficking protein SEC22c, translated as MPMILFAFVVRLRDGLPLSASTDFAHNRELQERKQQLRKMSKALSRFPERGTVKGQDLNIYFVSSEGVSYMAVCHRGLSVVKAFCFLEDLCWAFKACFDGKAISLAARPYPFLEFDGSIQKLKQQYNQIGGGPALEITLAEVQDDLKRRPPKALTIEELELAQELANGHLEHGPGSGQTVRLEPVAPAGILSLVLNIVCASLNLVRGVHLMENTFQDDYDALWSVVAFLLAFVLCLFQCQLYLFHSSYKRLKALSLLGVLVLCNASLFGLRNCWQLLFHTVVACLSTALILSRKLLDRSNDCGV; from the exons ATGCCAATGATCCTGTTCGCCTTCGTGGTCCGGCTGAGGGACGGcctccccctctcagcctccaCGGACTTCGCGCACAACCGAGAACTCCAGGAGAGGAAGCAGCAGCTCAGGAAGATGAGCAAGGCACTGAGCCGGTTCCCCGAGAGAGGGACGGTCAAGGGCCAGGACCTAAATATATA CTTCGTTTCTTCGGAGGGAGTGTCCTATATGGCCGTGTGCCACCGCGGCCTCTCTGTAGTCAAGGCCTTCTGTTTCCTGGAGGACTTGTGCTGGGCATTCAAGGCGTGTTTCGATGGCAAGGCGATCAGCCTAGCTGCCCGGCCATATCCCTTTTTGGAGTTTG ACGGCAGTATTCAGAAGCTAAAGCAGCAATACAACCAGATCGGGGGTGGCCCGGCGCTGGAGATCACGTTGGCTGAGGTCCAGGATGACCTAAAACGACGGCCTCCAAAAGCGCTAACcatagaggagttggagctagCCCAGGAGCTCGCCAACGGGCATTTGGAGCACGGCCCTGGGTCTG GTCAGACTGTGAGACTTGAACCAGTGGCTCCAGCAGGCATCCTATCCCTGGTCCTCAACATCGTGTGTGCCTCTCTGAACCTCGTCCGGGGCGTCCACCTCATGGAGAACACCTTCCAG GACGACTATGACGCACTATGGAGTGTGGTGGCGTTTCTCCTGGCGTTTGTGCTATGTCTTTTTCAG TGCCAGCTCTATCTCTTCCACTCGTCATACAAGAGGCTAAAGGCGCTCTCTCTGCTGGGCGTACTGGTGCTGTGCAATGCGTCCCTGTTTGGCCTGAGGAACTGCTGGCAGCTGCTGTTCCACACAGTCGTGGCCTGTCTCTCCACCGCCCTCATCCTGTCCCGCAAGCTCCTGGACCGGAGCAACGACTGTGGGGTGTGA